The following are encoded together in the Planococcus antarcticus DSM 14505 genome:
- the rnc gene encoding ribonuclease III, with translation MAINKKPNYQKQSVVKESAKAAFEQLQKELNVSFNKPALLYQAFTHSSYVNEHRRKQFTDNERLEFLGDAVLELSVSHYLYMKYPEMSEGELTKLRAAIVCEPSLVLFANELGFGKYILLGKGEELTGGRTRPALLADVFESYIGALYLDQGLEPVVTFLEMVLFPKVEIGAFSHVMDYKSQLQELIQQKNTGALNYEIIDEIGPAHSRVFVTRVTLADKELGVGNGRSKKEAEQQAAQLAIRKLQEAAEE, from the coding sequence ATGGCAATAAATAAAAAACCGAATTATCAAAAGCAGAGCGTCGTAAAAGAAAGCGCCAAAGCGGCATTTGAACAACTGCAAAAAGAGCTAAATGTTTCATTTAACAAGCCTGCATTGTTGTATCAAGCTTTTACACATTCATCTTATGTGAATGAGCATCGAAGAAAACAATTTACCGACAATGAACGTTTGGAATTTCTGGGGGACGCGGTATTGGAATTGTCTGTTTCGCATTACCTGTACATGAAATATCCTGAAATGAGTGAAGGTGAGTTGACGAAATTGCGTGCAGCAATTGTTTGTGAACCTTCGCTGGTTTTATTTGCCAATGAACTTGGTTTCGGCAAATACATCCTGTTGGGCAAAGGAGAAGAACTGACGGGCGGAAGAACACGACCAGCTCTATTGGCTGATGTGTTCGAATCCTATATCGGTGCTCTCTACCTCGACCAAGGCCTGGAGCCTGTTGTCACATTTTTGGAAATGGTGTTGTTTCCAAAAGTGGAAATCGGTGCTTTTTCGCATGTGATGGATTATAAGAGCCAATTGCAGGAATTGATCCAACAGAAAAACACTGGAGCATTGAATTATGAAATTATTGATGAAATTGGTCCGGCGCATAGCCGTGTATTTGTGACCCGTGTGACCCTTGCTGATAAGGAACTAGGAGTCGGCAATGGCCGTTCAAAAAAAGAGGCGGAACAGCAGGCAGCTCAGCTGGCAATCCGTAAATTGCAGGAAGCAGCGGAGGAGTAA
- a CDS encoding acyl carrier protein, which translates to MSTVLDRVTKVIVDRLGVEESEVKLEASFTGDLGADSLDVVELVMELEDEFDMEISDEDAENMATVGDAVTYIEKKQA; encoded by the coding sequence TTGTCAACAGTATTGGATAGAGTAACTAAAGTAATCGTGGATCGTCTAGGTGTAGAAGAAAGCGAAGTGAAACTTGAAGCTTCATTTACCGGTGACCTAGGTGCAGATTCATTGGACGTTGTGGAACTTGTTATGGAACTTGAAGATGAGTTCGATATGGAAATTTCTGACGAAGACGCTGAGAACATGGCTACAGTAGGCGACGCAGTAACGTATATCGAAAAGAAACAAGCTTAA
- the fabG gene encoding 3-oxoacyl-[acyl-carrier-protein] reductase — MSKLAGKTAIITGASRGIGAEIARKFAADGAKVVVNYSGSQEKAEAVVADIQANGGEAIAVKANVSDAEAVKAMVDETMKTFGSVDILVNNAGITRDNLMMRMKDDEWDDVININLKGVFICTKAVTRQMMKQRAGRIVNIASIVGVMGNAGQANYVASKAGVIGLTKTTARELASRGITANAVAPGFITTDMTDQLTEDVQKSMMGQIPLGRFGAPEDVAKAALFLASDDASYMTGQTLHLDGGMVM, encoded by the coding sequence ATGAGTAAACTTGCAGGGAAAACAGCCATTATTACAGGTGCATCACGCGGAATTGGAGCAGAAATAGCTCGGAAATTTGCAGCTGACGGTGCCAAAGTGGTTGTCAATTATAGCGGTAGCCAAGAAAAAGCGGAAGCGGTTGTTGCAGACATCCAGGCAAATGGTGGCGAAGCGATTGCAGTCAAGGCGAATGTTTCGGATGCTGAAGCGGTCAAAGCGATGGTCGATGAAACAATGAAAACTTTCGGTTCGGTTGATATTTTGGTGAACAATGCGGGAATTACACGGGATAATCTAATGATGCGTATGAAAGATGATGAATGGGATGACGTAATCAACATCAACTTAAAAGGTGTTTTTATCTGTACAAAAGCGGTAACTCGCCAAATGATGAAACAACGTGCTGGACGAATCGTCAACATCGCATCAATCGTCGGAGTTATGGGCAATGCCGGCCAAGCAAATTATGTTGCTTCAAAAGCTGGCGTAATCGGCTTGACCAAAACGACAGCGCGTGAATTAGCGAGCCGTGGAATTACGGCAAACGCGGTAGCTCCTGGATTTATTACGACGGATATGACGGATCAATTGACAGAAGATGTTCAAAAATCCATGATGGGACAAATTCCACTTGGTCGTTTCGGAGCTCCTGAAGACGTCGCCAAAGCGGCACTTTTTTTGGCTTCTGATGATGCATCATACATGACAGGCCAAACGCTTCATCTTGATGGTGGCATGGTCATGTAA
- the fabD gene encoding ACP S-malonyltransferase encodes MKTKIAFIYPGQGSQTVGMGESFLEDDTSRNFFESADLALNLELSKLMLEGPQEELTLTYHAQPALLTVSSMITERLIRAGIRPDYTAGHSLGEYSALVTSNVLEFPTAVNIVHKRGLFMNTAFPAGEGTMAAILGMESDELEKVTNEVMDTTGIVQLANLNCPGQIVISGTKAGVEQACLLAKERGAKRAIPLDVSGPFHSELMRPASQDLAKELSVSFLLDAKVPVVSNVTAKAETNATQIQDLLVRQLYSPVLWEQSVREMIDLGVTVFIEIGPGKVLSGLVKKIDRSVKTLPVYDLESFEKAVEELAK; translated from the coding sequence ATGAAGACTAAGATTGCATTTATTTATCCAGGTCAAGGCTCGCAGACAGTCGGAATGGGTGAAAGTTTTTTAGAAGACGACACGAGCCGCAATTTCTTTGAAAGTGCAGACCTTGCTCTCAATTTAGAATTATCTAAACTGATGCTTGAAGGACCCCAGGAAGAGTTGACATTGACTTATCATGCTCAACCGGCTTTATTGACTGTCAGTTCTATGATTACGGAACGGTTGATTCGTGCAGGCATTAGACCCGATTATACAGCCGGTCACAGCCTTGGTGAGTATAGTGCACTTGTAACGTCAAATGTGTTAGAATTCCCAACGGCGGTTAACATTGTACATAAGCGTGGTTTATTTATGAATACCGCTTTTCCGGCGGGAGAAGGAACAATGGCAGCAATTCTCGGCATGGAGAGCGATGAACTCGAAAAAGTGACCAATGAAGTAATGGACACGACAGGTATCGTTCAACTAGCTAATTTAAACTGTCCAGGACAAATTGTGATTTCTGGTACGAAAGCGGGAGTAGAGCAGGCTTGTTTATTAGCCAAAGAGCGTGGCGCTAAACGTGCCATCCCACTCGATGTCAGCGGCCCTTTCCATTCGGAATTGATGCGCCCGGCGTCACAAGACCTAGCGAAAGAATTAAGTGTTTCTTTCTTGTTAGATGCCAAAGTGCCAGTGGTTTCAAATGTCACGGCGAAAGCAGAAACCAATGCTACTCAAATTCAGGACCTTCTCGTTCGCCAGTTGTATTCACCGGTTCTGTGGGAACAGTCCGTTCGTGAAATGATTGATCTGGGTGTCACTGTGTTTATCGAAATCGGTCCAGGGAAAGTATTGAGTGGCCTGGTTAAAAAGATTGACCGCTCAGTTAAAACTTTGCCGGTCTATGACCTGGAGTCATTTGAAAAAGCGGTAGAGGAGTTGGCGAAATGA
- the plsX gene encoding phosphate acyltransferase PlsX: MKIAVDAMGGDNAPKEIITGVYKALDEFADVEIQLFGHQEKMQEFLKEHDRLTIVHCEEVIESEDDPVRSVKRKKDASMVRMAQAVKDGDADACVSAGNTGALMSAGLFIVGRIDGVDRPALAPTLPTIDGKGFVMLDMGANAEARPEHLVQYAIMGSIYAEKVRGIQDPTVGLLNIGTEEKKGNDLTKAAFPLLKEAPINFIGNVESRDLLNGVADVVVTDGFTGNMVLKTIEGTAMNVFAMIKEVFMTSAKTKVAAFLVKDNIKGLKGMLDYSEYGGAGLFGLKAPVIKAHGSSNATALFNAIRQTRTMVEYDVTGTIYSTLKKETQHED; this comes from the coding sequence ATGAAAATAGCAGTAGACGCGATGGGTGGAGACAACGCCCCAAAGGAAATTATCACAGGTGTCTATAAAGCGTTAGACGAATTTGCTGATGTAGAAATCCAACTTTTTGGTCATCAGGAAAAAATGCAGGAATTTCTCAAGGAACATGATCGCTTAACAATCGTCCATTGTGAGGAAGTTATCGAATCAGAAGATGATCCGGTCAGATCAGTCAAACGGAAAAAGGACGCTTCCATGGTCCGCATGGCGCAAGCCGTAAAAGATGGCGACGCTGATGCGTGTGTTTCTGCAGGTAATACAGGAGCGCTGATGTCAGCGGGTCTGTTTATCGTTGGCCGCATCGACGGTGTGGATCGTCCAGCATTAGCACCAACTTTGCCGACTATTGACGGAAAAGGCTTCGTTATGCTGGATATGGGCGCCAATGCGGAAGCCCGTCCGGAACATCTTGTTCAATACGCCATTATGGGGAGCATTTATGCTGAAAAAGTCCGCGGTATTCAAGACCCGACAGTTGGGTTGCTGAACATCGGAACTGAAGAGAAAAAAGGCAATGATTTAACAAAAGCAGCTTTCCCGTTATTGAAAGAAGCCCCAATCAATTTTATCGGTAATGTAGAATCACGTGATTTGCTGAACGGTGTAGCCGATGTGGTCGTGACCGACGGTTTTACCGGAAATATGGTATTGAAGACGATTGAAGGCACAGCCATGAATGTTTTTGCGATGATTAAAGAAGTTTTCATGACCTCTGCCAAAACGAAAGTTGCGGCTTTTCTGGTCAAAGATAATATCAAGGGTCTCAAAGGTATGTTGGATTACAGTGAATACGGCGGAGCTGGGCTGTTCGGCTTGAAAGCGCCTGTCATTAAAGCGCACGGTTCGTCAAATGCGACGGCTCTATTTAATGCCATACGCCAAACACGGACGATGGTCGAATATGATGTAACAGGAACAATTTATAGTACGCTGAAAAAGGAGACACAACATGAAGACTAA
- the fapR gene encoding transcription factor FapR: MKRSKKQRQQALKDSIKDNPFVTDEELSVEFDVSVQTIRLDRMELAIPELRERIKHVAVKTFEDEVKSLPIDEVIGEIIDIELDKRAISIFDVKPEHVFQRNQIARGHHLFAQANSLAVAVMNEELALTVKSELQFLRPVTAGQRIVAKAEVINSHPEKNRAFVKVVSSVEQQTVFIGTFEMYRMTEQSEGDVI, encoded by the coding sequence GTGAAAAGATCGAAAAAACAGCGGCAACAGGCGTTAAAAGACTCTATCAAAGACAATCCTTTTGTGACGGATGAAGAACTGTCGGTTGAATTTGACGTTAGCGTACAAACCATCCGGTTAGATCGGATGGAACTTGCCATTCCGGAACTGCGGGAACGCATTAAACATGTAGCCGTGAAGACCTTCGAAGATGAAGTGAAATCTTTGCCGATCGATGAAGTCATCGGAGAGATTATTGATATTGAACTGGACAAAAGAGCAATTTCGATTTTTGATGTAAAACCAGAACATGTTTTTCAGCGAAATCAGATTGCCAGAGGCCATCATTTATTCGCACAAGCCAATTCTCTGGCAGTTGCAGTAATGAACGAAGAACTAGCATTGACCGTGAAATCGGAGCTGCAGTTTTTGCGTCCGGTAACAGCTGGCCAGCGTATTGTTGCAAAAGCGGAAGTAATCAACAGCCATCCTGAAAAAAACAGGGCGTTTGTAAAAGTGGTTTCTTCTGTCGAACAACAGACGGTTTTTATCGGCACATTTGAAATGTACCGCATGACAGAACAAAGTGAAGGTGACGTAATATGA
- the recG gene encoding ATP-dependent DNA helicase RecG: MGSKESVATLKGVGKQATETLQEMRIETIHDLIMTFPYRHEDFQLKDLTDTPHNERVTVEGRVESEPSLLFLGKNKSRTQVRVLVGRHLIKAIFFNQPYVKAKLHLGEIITLTGKWDRGRQVITVSSHTIGPRTNGADFEPVYSLKGSIHQKTFRKLMRQALDLVKEEIEDCLPKVLVDAYQLPPIQDALEWVHFPPDGEKVKQARRRFVYEELLVFQLKMQALRKKNREEEGGSFIDYDLERLKTFIESLPFNLTAAQKRVVNEICKDMKEPFRMNRLLQGDVGSGKTVVAAIALYAAHTAGLQGALMAPTEILAEQHANTLEQWLRPFSLNIALLTGSVKGKKRQLILQQLAAGEIDLLIGTHALIQPEVRFHKLGLVITDEQHRFGVDQRRVLKDKGYNPDVLFMTATPIPRTLAISAFGEMDVSIIDEMPAGRKEIETYWMKKEMFSKIVGRMEKELSAGRQAYVICPLIEESDKLDFQNAVDLFQQLTMYFKDRFTVGLMHGRLHSDEKEQTMRQFTEGQIAVLVSTTVVEVGVNVPNASFMLIYDAERFGLSQLHQLRGRVGRGSEQSYCILLADPKTEIGKERMATMTETNDGFVLAEKDLQLRGPGDFFGRKQSGIPEFKMADLIHDYRALETARKDAEKLIGSDDFWHADDMHCLRQQIEQSGVLSGGRLD, translated from the coding sequence GTGGGCAGTAAAGAGTCAGTCGCCACATTAAAAGGGGTGGGCAAACAAGCGACCGAAACCTTGCAGGAAATGAGAATTGAAACCATACATGACCTGATCATGACATTTCCGTATCGCCATGAAGATTTTCAATTGAAAGATCTGACAGATACGCCTCATAATGAACGTGTTACCGTGGAGGGAAGGGTCGAAAGCGAGCCTTCCCTCCTTTTCTTAGGTAAAAATAAATCCCGTACTCAAGTACGCGTGTTGGTTGGTCGTCATTTGATTAAAGCTATTTTTTTTAATCAGCCTTACGTAAAAGCTAAATTACATTTGGGGGAAATCATTACATTAACTGGTAAATGGGATCGGGGCCGCCAAGTAATTACGGTATCAAGCCATACCATCGGTCCAAGGACAAATGGAGCAGATTTTGAACCGGTCTACAGCTTGAAAGGCAGTATCCATCAAAAGACATTTCGCAAGCTGATGAGACAAGCGTTAGATTTAGTGAAAGAAGAAATTGAAGATTGTTTGCCGAAAGTGCTCGTTGATGCTTATCAATTGCCGCCTATTCAAGATGCTTTAGAATGGGTTCATTTTCCTCCGGACGGTGAAAAAGTTAAGCAAGCGCGCAGACGGTTTGTTTACGAAGAATTATTGGTCTTTCAATTAAAGATGCAAGCCCTACGTAAAAAGAATCGCGAGGAAGAAGGCGGCTCTTTTATCGATTATGATCTGGAACGCTTGAAGACATTTATCGAATCACTGCCTTTCAATTTGACGGCTGCGCAAAAACGAGTGGTTAATGAAATTTGCAAAGATATGAAAGAACCATTCCGTATGAATCGTCTCCTGCAAGGGGACGTTGGTTCAGGCAAAACAGTCGTAGCGGCTATTGCTTTATATGCAGCCCATACAGCAGGGCTACAAGGGGCGTTAATGGCACCTACTGAAATTTTGGCGGAACAGCATGCCAATACGTTAGAACAGTGGCTTCGTCCGTTTTCGTTGAACATCGCATTATTGACCGGTTCAGTTAAAGGGAAAAAGCGCCAATTGATCTTGCAGCAACTGGCAGCTGGAGAAATCGATCTTTTAATTGGTACTCATGCCTTGATCCAACCTGAAGTGCGATTCCACAAGCTGGGGCTGGTCATTACGGACGAACAACATCGATTTGGTGTAGACCAGCGACGTGTTTTAAAAGACAAGGGGTATAATCCGGATGTCTTGTTCATGACAGCTACACCCATTCCACGGACTTTAGCGATTTCTGCTTTTGGGGAAATGGACGTATCCATCATTGACGAGATGCCTGCTGGTCGCAAAGAAATTGAAACGTACTGGATGAAAAAAGAAATGTTCAGTAAAATTGTTGGACGTATGGAAAAAGAGCTGTCTGCAGGACGGCAAGCTTACGTTATCTGTCCGCTGATTGAAGAGTCAGATAAACTTGATTTTCAAAATGCAGTCGATTTGTTTCAACAGTTGACGATGTATTTCAAAGACCGGTTTACAGTCGGATTGATGCATGGACGCTTGCATTCAGATGAAAAAGAACAGACAATGCGCCAGTTTACAGAAGGTCAAATCGCTGTCCTCGTATCAACGACTGTTGTAGAAGTTGGTGTCAATGTGCCGAATGCGTCGTTCATGCTTATTTATGACGCTGAGCGTTTCGGTTTATCTCAACTGCACCAATTACGAGGGCGTGTTGGCCGAGGCAGCGAACAGTCGTATTGCATTTTGCTGGCAGATCCGAAAACGGAAATCGGCAAAGAGCGCATGGCGACAATGACTGAAACTAATGATGGCTTTGTACTGGCAGAAAAAGATTTGCAGCTAAGAGGTCCGGGTGACTTTTTCGGCCGAAAGCAAAGCGGGATTCCAGAATTTAAAATGGCCGATCTGATCCATGATTACCGAGCGCTAGAGACGGCTAGAAAAGACGCTGAGAAACTGATCGGCAGCGATGATTTCTGGCATGCAGATGATATGCATTGCTTGCGTCAGCAAATAGAACAGTCGGGTGTACTATCCGGTGGCCGGCTAGATTGA
- the sdaAA gene encoding L-serine ammonia-lyase, iron-sulfur-dependent, subunit alpha — translation MEALFRNVRELVERAENEQKLISEIMIEQEILMTDRSREDIMIQMDRNLTVMEEAVEKGLKGVHSVSGLTGGDAVLLQAYREKGNTLSGDLLIDAVSKAVATNEVNAAMGTICATPTAGSAGVVPGTLFAVQNKLNPTREQMIRYLFTAGAFGFVVANNASISGAAGGCQAEVGSAAGMASAAIIEMAGGTPQQSSEAFAITMKNMLGLVCDPVAGLVEVPCVKRNAMGAANAVVAADMALAGVTSRIPCDEVIGAMFEIGQSMPSALRETAKGGLAATPTGKWLESKIFGGAVVGSGQ, via the coding sequence ATGGAAGCTTTATTCCGCAATGTTAGAGAATTGGTTGAACGGGCTGAAAACGAGCAGAAACTGATTTCTGAAATCATGATTGAACAGGAAATACTTATGACGGACCGCTCACGTGAAGATATTATGATTCAGATGGACCGCAATTTAACGGTCATGGAAGAAGCGGTGGAAAAAGGACTGAAAGGCGTTCATTCGGTTTCCGGCTTGACAGGCGGAGATGCTGTATTGTTGCAGGCTTATCGTGAAAAAGGCAATACACTTTCCGGAGATTTGTTGATTGACGCAGTCAGCAAAGCGGTCGCGACCAATGAAGTTAATGCTGCGATGGGTACCATCTGTGCAACACCGACAGCAGGATCTGCGGGCGTTGTACCGGGTACGCTTTTTGCTGTGCAAAATAAATTAAATCCTACACGGGAGCAAATGATCCGTTATTTATTCACAGCAGGGGCTTTTGGCTTTGTTGTGGCGAATAACGCATCAATTTCAGGTGCGGCTGGTGGTTGTCAAGCAGAAGTTGGGTCAGCTGCTGGAATGGCGTCAGCGGCTATTATTGAAATGGCTGGCGGTACACCTCAGCAAAGTTCGGAAGCATTCGCAATCACAATGAAAAATATGCTTGGTCTGGTCTGCGATCCAGTGGCGGGATTAGTAGAAGTGCCATGTGTTAAGCGTAATGCGATGGGAGCGGCCAATGCAGTAGTTGCTGCAGATATGGCGTTAGCTGGTGTTACTAGCCGCATTCCGTGTGATGAAGTCATCGGTGCGATGTTTGAAATCGGCCAATCCATGCCGAGTGCGTTAAGAGAAACTGCCAAAGGCGGACTTGCCGCAACGCCTACTGGAAAATGGCTAGAGTCCAAAATTTTCGGCGGAGCGGTTGTTGGCAGTGGGCAGTAA
- the sdaAB gene encoding L-serine ammonia-lyase, iron-sulfur-dependent subunit beta — translation MKFKSVFDIIGPVMIGPSSSHTAGAARIGRVARDLFGRQPEWAKVHLYGSFAETYKGHSTDVAIIGGLLDYDTFDERIKTSFEEAEKAGMSYEFIPETGHVDHPNTARIVIGDHESEMSMMGISIGGGKIEITELNGFPLRLSGNHPAILVVHEDRSGCIANVANCLYKYDINIGHMEVSRKERGHMALMVIEVDQNVDKEVMDELKKLPNITQVTRIAD, via the coding sequence ATGAAGTTCAAATCTGTTTTTGATATAATCGGCCCGGTCATGATTGGGCCATCTTCTTCGCATACTGCGGGAGCAGCCCGCATCGGAAGAGTGGCGAGGGATTTGTTTGGCAGACAGCCAGAATGGGCGAAGGTTCATCTCTATGGATCATTTGCAGAAACTTATAAAGGACATAGCACGGATGTGGCCATTATCGGTGGATTATTAGATTACGATACCTTTGACGAACGCATTAAAACCTCGTTCGAGGAAGCAGAAAAAGCGGGAATGTCCTACGAATTTATTCCTGAGACAGGTCATGTCGACCACCCGAATACAGCACGCATCGTCATTGGGGACCATGAATCTGAAATGTCGATGATGGGTATTTCAATTGGCGGAGGCAAAATCGAGATTACAGAACTGAACGGCTTTCCGCTCCGGTTGTCAGGCAATCATCCGGCGATTTTGGTCGTCCATGAAGACCGTTCAGGCTGCATCGCGAATGTCGCGAATTGTCTTTATAAATATGATATCAATATCGGACACATGGAAGTATCTAGGAAAGAAAGGGGACATATGGCATTGATGGTCATCGAAGTGGATCAAAATGTGGACAAAGAAGTGATGGACGAATTGAAAAAACTTCCGAATATCACGCAGGTGACAAGAATCGCCGATTAA
- a CDS encoding DAK2 domain-containing protein, with protein MKSLNGVKFAEMVQMGSHHLFQNADYVDALNVFPVPDGDTGTNMNLSMTSGAKETTAQAEEHIGKTAGALSKGLLMGARGNSGVILSQLFRGFGKYIASESELTALKFAEALQHGVETAYKAVMKPVEGTILTVAKDAAAKGMEVSKTEKDIIVWFEAVVTEAKASLERTPDLLPVLKEVGVVDSGGQGLVYVYEGFLASLKGEELPEKHAHNSMTDLVSAEHHKNIASFMDTADIEFGYCTEFMVKFEKGKKEFNEALFRSDLSGYGDSLLVISDDEIAKIHIHSEEPGKVLTYGQDYGSLVSMKIENMRQQHIDIVGKDFQKNAPKQETVHPYAVITVAMGEGIAELLRSIGASYVIEGGQTMNPSTEDIVNAVKSVGAERVLILPNNKNIIMAAEQAAELLNIEAAVVPTKDVPQGMSALLAFNPGASVEDNQAAMVSASKHVKSGSVTFAVRDTSIDGIAIKKDDFMGISEGEIVVSDSSLEHVTEELAKKLVDSNAEIVTILYGEDASAADAEKLGEFIESLNSEVEVEIHNGKQPLYPFILAVE; from the coding sequence ATGAAGTCATTGAATGGAGTAAAGTTCGCAGAAATGGTGCAGATGGGATCTCACCATCTTTTTCAAAATGCGGATTATGTTGATGCATTAAATGTTTTCCCAGTCCCTGATGGCGATACAGGAACGAATATGAATTTATCAATGACTTCTGGAGCGAAAGAGACAACCGCTCAGGCAGAAGAGCACATCGGCAAAACAGCCGGTGCCTTATCTAAAGGTCTGTTGATGGGCGCACGTGGAAACTCTGGCGTTATTCTTTCACAGCTTTTCAGAGGCTTCGGCAAATACATTGCATCAGAATCAGAATTGACAGCGCTTAAGTTCGCGGAAGCTCTTCAGCACGGAGTCGAAACAGCCTATAAGGCAGTTATGAAACCGGTTGAAGGGACGATTTTGACAGTTGCGAAAGATGCCGCTGCTAAAGGTATGGAAGTTTCTAAAACGGAAAAAGATATCATCGTTTGGTTCGAGGCTGTTGTTACTGAAGCGAAAGCTTCTTTGGAGCGGACGCCGGACCTTTTGCCGGTCTTGAAAGAAGTAGGGGTCGTCGACAGCGGCGGGCAAGGCCTCGTCTATGTTTATGAAGGGTTTCTTGCTTCATTGAAAGGCGAGGAGTTGCCGGAAAAACACGCGCACAACTCAATGACGGATTTGGTTAGCGCTGAACACCATAAGAACATTGCTAGTTTCATGGATACAGCAGATATTGAATTTGGCTACTGCACAGAATTCATGGTGAAATTCGAAAAAGGCAAAAAAGAGTTTAACGAAGCTTTATTCCGTTCTGATTTGAGCGGATATGGCGATTCGCTATTGGTCATCTCTGACGACGAGATTGCGAAAATTCATATCCATTCTGAAGAACCAGGAAAAGTTCTTACATATGGGCAGGATTACGGAAGTTTAGTCAGCATGAAAATAGAAAATATGCGCCAGCAACACATCGATATTGTAGGCAAAGACTTCCAGAAAAATGCGCCAAAACAGGAGACCGTACACCCTTATGCCGTAATTACTGTTGCAATGGGCGAAGGAATTGCTGAATTGCTTCGCAGCATTGGTGCTTCGTATGTCATCGAAGGCGGACAGACGATGAATCCGTCAACAGAAGATATTGTCAATGCCGTCAAATCGGTCGGCGCAGAGCGCGTACTGATTCTCCCTAATAACAAGAACATCATCATGGCAGCAGAGCAGGCAGCAGAGCTTTTAAATATTGAAGCAGCTGTCGTACCCACAAAAGATGTACCTCAAGGAATGTCAGCCTTGCTGGCCTTTAATCCCGGTGCTTCTGTGGAAGACAACCAAGCGGCCATGGTGAGCGCTTCAAAACATGTGAAATCAGGATCTGTGACATTTGCAGTCCGCGATACGTCGATTGATGGGATTGCCATCAAAAAAGACGATTTCATGGGCATTTCCGAAGGGGAAATCGTTGTCTCTGACAGCAGCTTGGAGCACGTAACTGAAGAACTGGCTAAAAAGCTGGTGGACAGCAATGCTGAAATCGTTACAATCCTTTACGGAGAAGATGCGTCAGCGGCAGATGCTGAGAAATTGGGCGAATTTATCGAGTCTCTCAACAGCGAAGTCGAAGTCGAAATCCATAACGGCAAGCAGCCTTTGTATCCATTCATACTTGCTGTAGAATAG
- a CDS encoding Asp23/Gls24 family envelope stress response protein — protein MSIELKNEYGQIDISNDVIAQIAGGAAIECYGIVGMATKHQIRDGLTDILRKENFAKGVLVRQEDEELVVDMYVIISYGTKISEVAYQVQSKVKYTITKTLGMSVKAVNIFVQGVRVTNP, from the coding sequence ATGTCGATTGAATTAAAGAATGAATATGGTCAAATCGATATTTCCAATGATGTAATAGCCCAAATAGCAGGCGGCGCAGCAATTGAATGCTATGGCATCGTAGGCATGGCAACGAAACATCAGATACGGGACGGCTTGACAGATATACTCCGCAAAGAAAATTTTGCCAAAGGAGTCCTGGTACGCCAAGAAGATGAAGAGTTGGTTGTGGATATGTATGTCATCATCAGTTATGGAACAAAAATTTCTGAAGTGGCTTATCAGGTCCAGTCCAAAGTAAAATATACGATTACAAAAACATTAGGTATGTCAGTAAAAGCAGTAAACATTTTTGTCCAAGGAGTTCGTGTAACGAACCCGTAG
- the rpmB gene encoding 50S ribosomal protein L28 has product MPKVCAVSGRKARAGNARSHAMNSTKRTWGANLQKVRILVDGKPKRVWVSARAMKSGKVERV; this is encoded by the coding sequence ATGCCTAAAGTATGTGCAGTTAGTGGACGTAAAGCTCGCGCGGGAAATGCCCGTTCGCACGCAATGAATTCGACAAAACGTACATGGGGAGCAAACCTTCAAAAAGTTCGCATCCTTGTAGACGGTAAACCGAAACGTGTATGGGTTTCTGCGAGAGCAATGAAATCAGGAAAAGTTGAGCGCGTATAA